In Anopheles arabiensis isolate DONGOLA chromosome 2, AaraD3, whole genome shotgun sequence, the genomic window ATGaacttcgtgtttcgttaaataCAATCTACCTTCACGGCTTTGTATATACAATcattattatgattttatCTTGAATGGTATTTGATAAAACAGCTTCATTACAGTGCCACCGTGCTGATACGCTGCTATCTAATCGACTGTTTGCTTGTCTGACGTCACTGTTAAAAACATCAATTCACTTGAAATTCAGATTACTTTCAGGtatacattttggcaaaacTAATTTTCTTCAATAACGGAACCGCAGTGTGGCACACAACTTTGGAAATTGACAATGTTTACAAACAGTTATTAAAATCATACAAAGgggttttgtgatttttttttaattcttttttttattttttttttattttgtgccATTATATATTTTGCAAATTCTCAGCTTTACTGGTGGTAGTTCAATAATacgtatttaaaaataaatccagTTTTACCTTCCACGCTTCCTTTATTATATGAAAACACAGCATAACCAGATGTATCGATTATGAATGTTAATTAACTTTATTGCtattgaaatttaataatGGAATTTACTCCCAAACATAAGACACATCTACCACCACCTTTAAAACGTCCATCGACAAACCTCTTGAAACTCTCTCCCTTACCACCATGCAGCGTCAAGTGCAATCAGTGTCAAACGTGTAAGACGAAAATTCAAACACAGACCGCAGCCGCGTCTTGCTACTGTCACCTTCAGAGCAGCCTTATACGTTTGTGCATAGTTCAGACACGTCCTGTACCACGTCAAACCACGTCAGCGCAAGGCACAATTTGCACATCTACCCTCCAAGCACCGAATACGCGGCACTTGACGGTGACGATTTCTGCACCCTGCGAACCGTGCATTATTCATCCATTGCAATATGGTAATGGTATAATTATAATTGAATAACATCATCACAAATTTGCCAGTTTTGTTGATCGTTGGTATTTGATAACAGTGGAAACGGTGTGCAAATTATACAGAACGCTATCACTAGGTACGTGGTGCATCGATAACTCGGTTCTGCGCAGGGGTGCGAGATAATTCATAAAATTAGAGATCGGGCTATgaattcattattttcataGTGCCCTCAAttgctccttttttttaagGCAGCTAGAGTAAATAAATCACATGCTAAGCGGTAAATACCACGGGTTTGTGTGCGGGTAGAAGGTCGTTTTCATTTCAACACCTTGCCGACAGGGAGAAAGGGCACGCCCAGGTGTGCATATTTGACtggttttaaaacaaatggcCATTCTATATTCAAACTGCAGCATAATCAACGTGTGGCTTTCGATTATgctaaacaatattttgccaCGCTCGAAAATTGCACTTTCCAAAATAAGTTCGCCCAAAGCCCCCAATACCCCTGCGTGTCCTGGTTCGGTATCGGTCTAGGCGATAATTAATTTTACCACTAATTTCATTACGCTAACACCACTATgaatacacacacccacacacacacacggagagaGAACTGTCCGGCAGAAACTAGCCGTTTGTGGCTGCAATGTGGCCGGCACATCTTCACAGGAGCATATTACAAATTAATCGTTTGATTAATGGATCTGTATTTGCTGGCGGCGTCTGTAATTTCAGCTCCGAACCTTCGTCGCCACCTAACACACTCCCCCTGCACGATGACGGTGCGAACTTTGCACGAACTGTGCGTATCGTTTAATTTTCTGAAATTTACAAACGATTCACTCGTGCCGCACGTCCTCGTCCTCATCACACGCTCTGACATCACTGACAAATGGCTGTTTCTATCGCGGGAGGACGAACGCCGGCGGCCACTCTCGATCGGCACACTATCATGCAGATCAATCTTGGGCGGGCAAGCGTCCAGCACGGGCCGGCAAAAGAATCCCGGGACCTGTGGTGCAGTCCGACAATCTTCATCATAAATCTTTGGTCCCCGAGCCCCGGCACCGGCACGACGTCTGACATCCGACACCGATTTGCCGGATcggatcgcctggacgataaAATTAATTAGATCGAAATTGTCCCGCATCCCTCGCCCACACTCGCTCTTTCAGTGGTTTGGTTTGGCCATAAGTAAAGTGTGTGTATATGCAAAAGACAGCTCAATTTTTGTtggctgatttttttttgcgtcaCTGTGTGTCTcattgtgtgtctgttttcgaTCAAACCAGTGCCAGCGTCGAATTGCTCTTCTGGTGCTTGTCAATTCACCGACTCGTTGCGGATGCTTCCGGCCGATTACCCAAGCGAGGCATCATAAGAGCCTATGATCGTcataaaaattgtaattacAGTGTAATTACTGTTCTGGGCTGTTCTGTGCCTCCTGATACCCTCCTGGCTTCTGATGAATGTGCCGCAAGGGGCATCATCGATGAAGAAACTGATCAGATTAGAAAAGTAAAATCTGAGCGACCATCGGTACGGGCGCGGCATCAGTAAtgagaaaaggagagagagagcgcaggAGTCATTGGTTGTGCTTTAAAGCAACAAATTAAAGATATTATCGCTGTAATCGCTTAAACTAGAAGCAAGTGTTGGGGTGCTCTTGAGAATAGATGTTTGAACCACTTTTCTCCGCTTAGCACGATAGACAAGTGCACGGCACATGcaaagacatcctactacacAAACCATTAACAAATAGAGAGATTTTTATTGTTCCTTCGATCAAACAGCACCAACCGGGAGCAACAACCACCCACTCTGATCGATTATAAAGTGCGCACAGCAGCGAAAGACAAACCGGTGAACCATACAAACGGTCGTCGGTAAATGGCTATGATGCACGGTTTTGGCTTCTAAACAACAACTTCCACTCGTTGAAATCGCAGCGTTGGCACTTTTTTTCATTGCAGACACTAGGGAAAGTGTAAGAAGGCGATATCGATCGATCGCTTGGGGAGAATTTACTCGAATAAGCTGAATCATTTCGATCCAGTTTGGTGGATGGCGGACGAAACACAGTTAAGAACACagttaaatatttcattcaaataCAGTGCTGTAGTACCAAGCATCGTTGAAAATACTtcaattttttatgttttctatgGATCCTACACAAGTGAAGCAATGAAAAAGTATGGAAGATTTactttttccatttcttcttAATGTTTCACCTCGTTTTCCCCCCTTTGCAGAAAGATTATCGTGCTTGAGTTGTTTTCAAGGGGTATTATAATCGGTAATGAACATCATTTTAACTCATTGCTCCTCTTGTACGTCTGCGCCTTATTCGCAGGGCCGTACTCACCGTAGACGAAGCGAAGGAATGGCATTATAAAATCCGACCGTAATTGTGCGAATCGTTCGCCGCTAGCGAGTGTAATCGAATCGGCATTAATTTGGAATTAATGATATCGATTCCTTTGCTTCTCGGTTGCAAATTGTTAACCCTCCCCGAAACAAGTATGCGGCACCCAGTAGGAACAGACTTAGGTGGAGCTTTGCGGGTATTTTTTGACGAATTCTGTGTgaatatttaatgtttttgagaCCTTGActgagcttttctttttttctttttctctctttttcatgCCCCGTTCGCCGTCAACGGCCATAACACGTACTGCTGCAGATGTCATAATATGGGTTACTCGTGCGAAAGTGCGCATCTACAGTATCGACCAGTACGATCGGACCGCAACCAGCGAAGTTGGTCAACCGAGCCACTGCAGCTGCTGGACAGCCATCAACCGCAGGCCACAACCGCAACCGACCGCAGCTGTACCAGCgacagcaccaccactaccatcacGAACCGCTCACCAGCACCAAATCAACCGCCCTGGGCGACAGCAACGGACAGTAGCTCCACCAGCCCGACCCGGTGGAACCTGCGCACGGAACCAACGCCGGAAGGGACCGTGGCGGCCCCGGTTACGAAACGGCGTACCTCCCCCACCGAGCCCATCGCCGTCACCAGCTCCCGGTGGCATTCGTCCTTCAACCTGCTGCGTGCGCCAACGGCCGTGTTCGACGGTTACTCGACGATCGTGCTCGAAAAGCTGTCCCGCTTCATTAGCCGCCATGTAGCCGCTCCCCAACATGCCACCCCGCCATCCGTTCCTGCCATCCCGACGACGAGggcgacgacgaagacgacgtcCAGAAGTGCTGCGAGTCCAATGGCGCACACCGTCACACCGTCCAGCAGGCCCGCGCCCGGCAgcagcactagcagcagcaccgttcgGCGGCACGATGACGAACCCTGCCGTAGCGATGGGCAGCCAGTCCCGCTCGGGCATCGTGCACACCGTCAACCAACGCAATTCCACGCGCCGAGCGTGCAGCGGGACGTAGCGGCGTCGCCTACGACCAGCAGGCCCGCCAGTAGCCACCATCTTGTAAGACATTCACTTTGTTTATACGCAGCCTCTAGTGTACTACTAGCGTTATGTTATCTAACGATACCAACAGTTGCCTCAGACACAGCGCACCCCATGTAAGTACTGTTCGGCGCTGGCCAGGACCCTCTTTGCTTAGCTGCAACAGCTGTCCGCATCTTGATGCTCATCTGTTCATCCCGTTCATCTATCGTTCATTGCCCGTTTTCTATGCTCATACGTCCTTTAACTTTAGTCTATGACGTTGTTTTACAGGGGGTTTCTTTATCAAAGACAAATGCACTGCATATccttaaaatgaaaaattgaaagtTGAATTAAGATAAGATGCAATCCTCTCTGTATATTAAACAATGCTCTAGGCAACCACTCCACACACTTATCTAAAAAATCAAGTTCATATGAATCATAGAATCTGTATTTTATgttgccgtgaccaggataatCTCTTTaacataatttgttttttctcgAATGAATGAACCTTAAAAAGGTTATAACCCGGTAAAGCAACCCCctgtaaatattattttaaaaaaattatattgtttttattcgtgCCTCGTGTTGTTCAATCATCATTAATACCGCGTCTTGTTTTGGATATAACCTGTAAAGCTATATGTACTATCTCTATGCCAGCTTTCATTGCcaacaaaaattgatgctcaTTTACTAAAGCTCCACGAACTATACACTTTGAGAGTCCAAAGTAGTTGCcaaatttctttaaaaaaaaaaacatcatttccgcGCTCTCCCATGCAGCTCCGCTACATTCCAAAAAATGATACTTCTAGAGTACGCTAGGCTCGCCAGTTTGCAAACGCGCAAGAAATATAACATATAACATTACTGTAGGCAATACTGTTAAACAATGCTCAACCACCGTGTTCTAACGCATCACATTCTATTTCTCCCCCCCACCCGGTCAACTCCTCCATTGTGTCTTAACCTAGCAGAAGAGGAAGAGTTCGGTAAATACCATACAGTCTAGACTAACCATCCACATGCAAACAGGCCCGTTCCTTGTTTTTCTCTAACATTACAGCCCAAAACCATTATGCAATGATTCCATTACGCGAAGATTAACCTACCCTAGTTCACACCATAAACGTTAAAGGTTGTCACACTTTTACGTACACAAGGACAATTACTTAAATGTCCCACAACAGAGCAACCAGTCTACCGTGACCGCGAACGAATGAAAGTTGGTTCTCCTGTGACCATCATGTGTGCTCTTTTCTCTATCATTTCtgatcgtttttctttttgcatgtGTTTTCTGTGAACTGTTAGATAAATTTCTAGGATACATAGAAATGCACGAAACGTGGCAAAGCGGCAGACAAACTAATGCAACCATTTTTCTCTTCGCCCCAGATTCGCGGAAGGAAAGTCGGATAAGGAAATTTTAGATCATCTGTTAAAAAACTCCCGTTACGATAAGCGTTTGCTACCACCAGTGGACGGTAAGTGGAAGGTTTTGAgctgttcatttatttttcctttcattttacTCTTCAACCGATGGCGAACTTTTATCTCATGCCATGTGTATTTTAATAGGCAGTAGTTACTTTTGACCTatccatttttgttgtttatttgatcAAGTAATGTTTTTGAATAGTTTTCTTTGAATTGAGCAGTAGTTTTCTGAAACAATCATCCCGAACTAATTTTaatgacatttattttgttttagttttgttttagaCATTTTAGATTGTCCAGTATCTTTCCGCCATTTGCTCACGTCTCTTTAAATATCATCATTCTTATCAGAAACGTTATTCTTACTCAATGTATTCTATGTTTTGTAATCAATGATTTTGCTTTATTATTAATCAGTGGGTTTCTGTTGTATCATTCCATCATAACATTAGCAAAtgtttagtatttttttcatttttctcaaTAACATTACTTCTGTTTACCTTTAGCACTGGCATGACTTtcagaagaaggaaaaaatagtGATTAGTGTAGAAACATCAGTCACTATTTTTCCACTGAAATCTTCGCTTTCGTAAGCTTGTTGTCTTCCGTTTTCTTCACGCCGGCTTACCTGAAACTCATGTTCCGTTTGCACACTCCACTGCAATGTCATAATGCATCGTTTCTCCTCCTAATGCAATGTTTCCCCTCTATAGCGCTTCTCTTCATCAAACTCCTAGTAGTTTTGcagtaaaacaatttttttccaaCCACCGTTCAACCGTTTCGCCACATCTACAGTCTCACACCGAGGACGGTGACAATGTTCAAAGCTTCACCGGAAAAAACTGGAATCGACCGATCGAACACACACTATCGGAAGCACCGAATAATCGTCTTCCAACTAATTATGTCTTCCAATCTcacactctctccctctttctttctctgtctGTCTACACGTATACGCGAAGCAATACTTAAAGCTGTCAAGAGTACAAAACAGACTACAATAAACGGAATATGTGAAACAATTCTTTGAAAGAtctttcacaaaaaaacaaccacataGACTCACttacaacacgcacacatgtcCACCGTGTCCTGGTGGAAAGGGAACAAACAGTCGACAGAAGATCAACTCTCCCACCCCTCAACCCCCCCACACTTATCTTAAATTCACTCTCAGGTCACTACAGCCCCCCCCCAACAACCTCCCCCGAACATTCCAAGGCTAGTgtcgtgttgtttttgcttcttcttcttatctcTCTTCCTCTTTGCAGATGCGGATTTTTGCTGTGGCATGCACACGCCGGAAATGGCTAAACACATACCGGATATGCGTGTTCCAGGACGACCCCAGAATCGTGGTCCGTTTGCTTTCCCTTGTGCCCTTAATTTTGTCTGCTACCAGTTTTACGTCCGCTACTACCTacctctcttgctctctttgTTCCATTATATTGCCTTCCGTCACCCGTTTCggtttttttccaatttctatgtgtgtgtgtgtgttttattttagtgtttttttttcttcctgatGCGCATCCCCTTATGGTTTGATTTCAATGTAACCcttggtttggtttttatttgtttctaaCTCATCGTTTGGCGCGTATGTATGATAGCGTTTCCTTATTGCCGGTGTAACTAGGTGTACCGAGAAGCTCCCCTTCCCTACTGAATGTGCTTCATTGGTGTATCAGTGTGGTGTATTGCTGTGTtgctatatatttttattttgttttctatttttcctaTTTGCTTTCTCTTTAGTTCTCCTATTCACGCATGAAACATAAGCTTCATCACATAGAACATTATTTAATGCATTAAATGGCACTCGTTGCAAAATTTGTATTTCAGCACATTGCGACTATTCAATTGTTCTAACTGAgtttttcttagtttttttACGGATTATATTGGTATTTGAGAGCCAAAACTACAaccattttacaatttttttacattttattctcAATTTTTTACTCAAACGATTGAAACATTTGTCCATACTtgatgcacatttttttttctgaacgAGTTTTGTtgcacaattgttttttttttcttcttttctttagATACACTTTTACGTTCAACATGTCAAGTGTCTAATTTATATTAAGTATTTTCTTGTGACGATCGTTTGGTTTTAATTTCGTGCATTGTTTTGTACTTTATGCCGCAACATAGCAGTAGAACCTGTGCAATGTTCATGCTGATTGCACGCGGACGAGGCAGCAGTGaacttgtttgatttgtttttaaagtcCCGAAAACATGACCGATTCGTTGACCGCGTCATGTCATAGTCACACGAAAACACCGTTGTCCTACACACCAAATGCATTGTACGTCCCCTTATGCTTCGTCTCGTTGCAGGTACATTGACTGTGAACGTTAGCGTTTTACTATTAAGCTTAGCGTCACCCGACGAATCTAGTTTGGTAGGTGTGATACTTGGGCGTGAATTGTTCATTGTTGCATCAAGCGCAAACTCCTGCTCatcgtgtttgttttccatccttgttctattttttttttctttatctcCATCGTCCCTCTCCAATCACCGCACAGAAATACGAGGTCGAGtttctgctgcagcagcagtggttCGATCCGCGGCTCCGGTACGCCAACCAGTCCCAGTACGAGTATCTCAACGCGATACACCACCACGAAGACATTTGGTTACCGGATACGTACTTCATCATGCACGGCGACTTTAAGGATCCGATCATACCGATGCACTTCGCGCTGCGGATATACCGCAACGGGacgattaattatttaatgagGTACGGGCGTGCTCCGTTCGTGGCGGTTGCCAACAGAAAACGGGATTTAATGGAATTTTCCAATTCAATTTGCAGGCGGCATCTGATACTGTCATGCCAGGGCCGGTTGAACATATTTCCCTTCGACGATCCGCTGTGTTCGTTTGCTTTAGAAAGCAGTAAGTAGAGACCGATCTTGCCgatgctttatttatttaacgtCTTTCAGCGTAGTCTACAACCTCTCTTCTGCTTTATTCCATCGCCTTTTCTCGCTTTCCGCAGTATCGTACGAACAATCGGCAATAACGTACGTCTGGAAGAACGACGAGGACACTCTCCGCAAGAGCCCTTCGCTCACGACCCTAAATGCGTACTTGATACAGAACCAAACCATTGCCTGCCCCATCAAAGCCAGCTGGAGAGGTAAGTGAATGGACTTGCTTTGCGCCGCGGGCCGTAGGCCGCTCGGTACCGCGCCGCAAAGAACTGGAACTCTATTCTGCTCTGCAGTGTGGGGCAGAGAAATGGgaagaaagatgaaaaaaaaactaagcaTAACAATGCTGGAGATTTAGCTCCATCGGAGCACAGTGTTTTACGACCGGTTTTTTGTTAAGTCTTGTTTTGTGATCATCATTTCGTTCGTTCTTCCTCTCCGCCGGttccgtttcttttctttggaGCTGTAAAGCGTTTGCTGATAATGATTGTGGTTTTGAAATGGAACTTTATtgcatattgttttgttttataagaAACATTGTCCTATTAAGCACTTGCAATATTTTcgttttgcattttcttaatTTACCTATCCGGGGTTTAATAGTGTGTTGTATCGAATTATgtaatttataataataacaacattGTGTAAAAACGCAAAACTATTTCGTTCTGTTAGCATaagacaatttaaaaaaaaatatgttacatTATTATCCTATATCCTTCATTCCTGTTGAAAATTGCACAGTTTTTGTTTCCAATTGATTGAATTATGAGTTCATATTATTCCTACATTTTGTATTGTAacttttcttcttccaacTTCCAAGTTCCCATTCATTTCAATTGCCTTAAATTTGTGTGGTAATAACTCGTTTCGTTCGACTTGCTTTTCCGGTTATGAGTTGGCATGTACCATCCTACCTGCAGCCACCTGCGGGTGGCCCAGCTGCTGGAAGGAGCTTACGCGTAAGCATCCTTCAGATGTCTGAAGATCGCCCGTGCCCACGCTTGTATTAGCAACTCGTTGACCTTAGGACAACACGCCTGCGCCCATTAGTGCGCCCATTAGAGTAATCGGGTGAAAATTGCAAATTATTGCAGCCCCGCTCGTCGCGTGACGGACGCGTGCCATTTCTATTCCAGTCACAATTAAAACAGTGTGCAACTCCCACGGTCCCCGCAAGAGCGATGTAAATCAAATGTCCCATTTGGCCTCTTGCTCCCAATCGTCTACGCTCACCACGCTTCCGACGGCTATACAAGAGCGCTCGATGAAACCAGCCACGCATTGGTAAAGCGAAGAAAAGCAGCGCATTcatttatttgtgtgtgttttttgtgtcttaTGGGCTTCGTTATTTTCTTTGGCCCTCTCTTGTTGGCCAGTAAGACAGAGACTCACGACGACATTATCATagttatatatattttttttgctttctctcgTTTACCCTCTTTCGAGCGATTAAATTATCCACCCCACTGTACGGGCAGTGCTCTTCATTAATTAATGAATGTGATTAAGCAGAGTTGTTCCTGTGCTGTGTAAGTGACAAACGCAAGGTCAACAGGAAATTGAAACATTGCGTGGGCAGACTTTATGCACCGGAAGGCATCTAGGGAATTGCAATTTGCTTGCATTAATTATGAAGAAAAAGCTTGGACCATGGGACATATACATTTTGGTTTGGTTCAGAGTTGGTAGTGTCACTGCAAAAATCATGATTACAGAATAGGTTGgctaattttgtgtttttgccaaGTTTTGTTTGCAAGCTGTTATACCTGTTacatttaaatagtttttttacataaaGGAATATGATTGGATTTTTTAGTTTGCTAAAATAAAGTTGGTATTTATTAGTTTGGGACATTCTTAGTTGGAATTGTTTCGTCCTATCagtttaacctttttttacaATCTGCACTTTAAccttttttgcacacatttttttttttacttacttctgcttctgctcACGAAGTACGGTGGTACattcaacataaaacattacgttaagaattaaatttaaaagtaTATAATGTTTTTCTTACTCTGTTCAttggtttaattgtttaagaaaatttcataattcagtcctttttcctctcctcaaaaacacaaccgaagATAAAATGCGTTACGCATgctgaaaacacaaaaaaaaaacagcaaataaaCTCTTGCTACCCGTCCCCAAAACCTTCACCACCACAGTTCCGATGCATTTCCCGATGCCTCCCACCTCCTCTCCTCTCAGTATATGAACAACGTAATCAAATTATCAAGCAAACAACCCACAATGACATAATGCACgtgcaa contains:
- the LOC120898197 gene encoding glutamate-gated chloride channel isoform X27 → MQNTCHNMGYSCESAHLQYRPVRSDRNQRSWSTEPLQLLDSHQPQATTATDRSCTSDSTTTTITNRSPAPNQPPWATATDSSSTSPTRWNLRTEPTPEGTVAAPVTKRRTSPTEPIAVTSSRWHSSFNLLRAPTAVFDGYSTIVLEKLSRFISRHVAAPQHATPPSVPAIPTTRATTKTTSRSAASPMAHTVTPSSRPAPGSSTSSSTVRRHDDEPCRSDGQPVPLGHRAHRQPTQFHAPSVQRDVAASPTTSRPASSHHLVRHSLCLYAASSVLLALCYLTIPTVASDTAHPIRGRVRFAEGKSDKEILDHLLKNSRYDKRLLPPVDGTLTVNVSVLLLSLASPDESSLKYEVEFLLQQQWFDPRLRYANQSQYEYLNAIHHHEDIWLPDTYFIMHGDFKDPIIPMHFALRIYRNGTINYLMRRHLILSCQGRLNIFPFDDPLCSFALESISYEQSAITYVWKNDEDTLRKSPSLTTLNAYLIQNQTIACPIKASWRGNYSCLKVDLIFTRDRAFYFTTVFIPGIILVTSSFITFWLEWNAVPARSMIGVTTMLNFFTTSNGFRSTLPVVSNLTAMNVWDGVCMCFIYASLLEFVCVNYVGRKRPLHNVVYRPGENPVTQRLPAVLSRIGIILASPLGVKKRESGGPNEIVACTSCAGGTSPCTHSANNGCATETCFVQVRKKEPPHPIRVAKTIDVIARITFPSAYAVFLIFFFIHYKGFS
- the LOC120898197 gene encoding gamma-aminobutyric acid receptor subunit alpha-4 isoform X8, giving the protein MQNTCHNMGYSCESAHLQYRPVRSDRNQRSWSTEPLQLLDSHQPQATTATDRSCTSDSTTTTITNRSPAPNQPPWATATDSSSTSPTRWNLRTEPTPEGTVAAPVTKRRTSPTEPIAVTSSRWHSSFNLLRAPTAVFDGYSTIVLEKLSRFISRHVAAPQHATPPSVPAIPTTRATTKTTSRSAASPMAHTVTPSSRPAPGSSTSSSTVRRHDDEPCRSDGQPVPLGHRAHRQPTQFHAPSVQRDVAASPTTSRPASSHHLVRHSLCLYAASSVLLALCYLTIPTVASDTAHPIRGRVRFAEGKSDKEILDHLLKNSRYDKRLLPPVDDADFCCGMHTPEMAKHIPDMRVPGRPQNRGTLTVNVSVLLLSLASPDESSLKYEVEFLLQQQWFDPRLRYANQSQYEYLNAIHHHEDIWLPDTYFIMHGDFKDPIIPMHFALRIYRNGTINYLMRRHLILSCQGRLNIFPFDDPLCSFALESISYEQSAITYVWKNDEDTLRKSPSLTTLNAYLIQNQTIACPIKASWRGNYSCLKVDLIFTRDRAFYFTTVFIPGIILVTSSFITFWLEWNAVPARSMIGVTTMLNFFTTSNGFRSTLPVVSNLTAMNVWDGVCMCFIYASLLEFVCVNYVGRKRPLHNVVYRPGENPVTQRLPAVLSRIGIILASPLSSRLLPETIDREFHTAIAAEKTTPATAASVAAATAGRLAQTPPHRTVAPAATVPPLATAPIAPPIASAAPAAAVLLCEEGLATDASSAIGPGLTRRRPTVETKLNEAGLMETSFGVKKRESGGPNEIVACTSCAGGTSPCTHSANNGCATETCFVQVRKKEPPHPIRVAKTIDVIARITFPSAYAVFLIFFFIHYKGFS
- the LOC120898197 gene encoding glutamate-gated chloride channel isoform X16 produces the protein MQNTCHNMGYSCESAHLQYRPVRSDRNQRSWSTEPLQLLDSHQPQATTATDRSCTSDSTTTTITNRSPAPNQPPWATATDSSSTSPTRWNLRTEPTPEGTVAAPVTKRRTSPTEPIAVTSSRWHSSFNLLRAPTAVFDGYSTIVLEKLSRFISRHVAAPQHATPPSVPAIPTTRATTKTTSRSAASPMAHTVTPSSRPAPGSSTSSSTVRRHDDEPCRSDGQPVPLGHRAHRQPTQFHAPSVQRDVAASPTTSRPASSHHLVRHSLCLYAASSVLLALCYLTIPTVASDTAHPIRGRVRFAEGKSDKEILDHLLKNSRYDKRLLPPVDDADFCCGMHTPEMAKHIPDMRVPGRPQNRGTLTVNVSVLLLSLASPDESSLKYEVEFLLQQQWFDPRLRYANQSQYEYLNAIHHHEDIWLPDTYFIMHGDFKDPIIPMHFALRIYRNGTINYLMRRHLILSCQGRLNIFPFDDPLCSFALESISYEQSAITYVWKNDEDTLRKSPSLTTLNAYLIQNQTIACPIKASWRAEGQTLSVEDEEFLCNLCQRRFEEQGNYSCLKVDLIFTRDRAFYFTTVFIPGIILVTSSFITFWLEWNAVPARSMIGVTTMLNFFTTSNGFRSTLPVVSNLTAMNVWDGVCMCFIYASLLEFVCVNYVGRKRPLHNVVYRPGENPVTQRLPAVLSRIGIILASPLPGVKKRESGGPNEIVACTSCAGGTSPCTHSANNGCATETCFVQVRKKEPPHPIRVAKTIDVIARITFPSAYAVFLIFFFIHYKGFS
- the LOC120898197 gene encoding glutamate-gated chloride channel isoform X20, which encodes MQNTCHNMGYSCESAHLQYRPVRSDRNQRSWSTEPLQLLDSHQPQATTATDRSCTSDSTTTTITNRSPAPNQPPWATATDSSSTSPTRWNLRTEPTPEGTVAAPVTKRRTSPTEPIAVTSSRWHSSFNLLRAPTAVFDGYSTIVLEKLSRFISRHVAAPQHATPPSVPAIPTTRATTKTTSRSAASPMAHTVTPSSRPAPGSSTSSSTVRRHDDEPCRSDGQPVPLGHRAHRQPTQFHAPSVQRDVAASPTTSRPASSHHLVRHSLCLYAASSVLLALCYLTIPTVASDTAHPIRGRVRFAEGKSDKEILDHLLKNSRYDKRLLPPVDDADFCCGMHTPEMAKHIPDMRVPGRPQNRGTLTVNVSVLLLSLASPDESSLKYEVEFLLQQQWFDPRLRYANQSQYEYLNAIHHHEDIWLPDTYFIMHGDFKDPIIPMHFALRIYRNGTINYLMRRHLILSCQGRLNIFPFDDPLCSFALESISYEQSAITYVWKNDEDTLRKSPSLTTLNAYLIQNQTIACPIKASWRAEGQTLSVEDEEFLCNLCQRRFEEQGNYSCLKVDLIFTRDRAFYFTTVFIPGIILVTSSFITFWLEWNAVPARSMIGVTTMLNFFTTSNGFRSTLPVVSNLTAMNVWDGVCMCFIYASLLEFVCVNYVGRKRPLHNVVYRPGENPVTQPGVKKRESGGPNEIVACTSCAGGTSPCTHSANNGCATETCFVQVRKKEPPHPIRVAKTIDVIARITFPSAYAVFLIFFFIHYKGFS
- the LOC120898197 gene encoding gamma-aminobutyric acid receptor subunit alpha-4 isoform X9 translates to MQNTCHNMGYSCESAHLQYRPVRSDRNQRSWSTEPLQLLDSHQPQATTATDRSCTSDSTTTTITNRSPAPNQPPWATATDSSSTSPTRWNLRTEPTPEGTVAAPVTKRRTSPTEPIAVTSSRWHSSFNLLRAPTAVFDGYSTIVLEKLSRFISRHVAAPQHATPPSVPAIPTTRATTKTTSRSAASPMAHTVTPSSRPAPGSSTSSSTVRRHDDEPCRSDGQPVPLGHRAHRQPTQFHAPSVQRDVAASPTTSRPASSHHLVRHSLCLYAASSVLLALCYLTIPTVASDTAHPIRGRVRFAEGKSDKEILDHLLKNSRYDKRLLPPVDDADFCCGMHTPEMAKHIPDMRVPGRPQNRGTLTVNVSVLLLSLASPDESSLKYEVEFLLQQQWFDPRLRYANQSQYEYLNAIHHHEDIWLPDTYFIMHGDFKDPIIPMHFALRIYRNGTINYLMRRHLILSCQGRLNIFPFDDPLCSFALESISYEQSAITYVWKNDEDTLRKSPSLTTLNAYLIQNQTIACPIKASWRGNYSCLKVDLMFTRDRAFYFTTVFIPGIILVTSSFITFWLEWNAVPARVMIGVTTMLNFFTTSNGFRSTLPVVSNLTAMNVWDGVCMCFIYASLLEFVCVNYVGRKRPLHNVVYRPGENPVTQRLPAVLSRIGIILASPLSSRLLPETIDREFHTAIAAEKTTPATAASVAAATAGRLAQTPPHRTVAPAATVPPLATAPIAPPIASAAPAAAVLLCEEGLATDASSAIGPGLTRRRPTVETKLNEAGLMETSFGVKKRESGGPNEIVACTSCAGGTSPCTHSANNGCATETCFVQVRKKEPPHPIRVAKTIDVIARITFPSAYAVFLIFFFIHYKGFS